In Neorhizobium sp. NCHU2750, a single genomic region encodes these proteins:
- a CDS encoding FliM/FliN family flagellar motor switch protein, whose protein sequence is MSDDVAEKPPLNIPEFSPEGLSTAPKPVPRGRVGEIPVEVHALIGRATVSVSQLMAAKEGALFKLDRRFGDAIELQVNGKTIGYGEIVSDDRDNLVGIRMVSVEGI, encoded by the coding sequence ATGAGCGATGACGTGGCTGAAAAGCCGCCCCTCAACATTCCGGAATTTTCGCCGGAGGGGCTTTCCACAGCGCCGAAACCCGTCCCACGCGGTCGCGTCGGCGAAATCCCGGTCGAGGTGCACGCACTGATCGGCCGGGCGACCGTCTCCGTATCGCAACTGATGGCGGCGAAGGAGGGCGCGCTGTTCAAGCTCGACCGTCGCTTCGGCGATGCGATCGAGCTGCAGGTCAATGGCAAGACGATCGGCTATGGCGAGATCGTTTCCGACGACCGGGACAATCTCGTCGGCATCCGCATGGTTTCCGTCGAGGGCATCTAG
- a CDS encoding NAD(P)-dependent oxidoreductase → MERLGSGIEAGRLASDECALNFSDLHPRLGKHEALVAADRCYFCYDAPCMTACPTAIDIPMFIRQISTGNPLGSAKTIFDQNILGGMCARVCPTETLCEQVCVRNTAEDRPVEIGRLQRYATDTAIDAGRQFYARPSPSGKKVAVVGAGPAGLAAAHRLAIRGHEVVILEAREKSGGLNEYGIASYKAADNFAAREVEYVTAIGGITVEHGRMLGRDFSLSDLVAQYDAVFLGMGLSGVNGLGIEGENLQGVEDAVDFIARLRQAQDKASIPIGRRVVVIGGGMTAIDAAIQAKLLGAEEVTICYRRGKENMNASPYEQDLAASRGVIIRHWLAPKSVIGKDGPGGARVAGIEVEYTTVKDGRLTGTGETGVIAADQIFKAIGQTFAASGLGALQFDGGRIAVDAEGHTSIERVWAGGDCIGRGEDLTVSAVAQGRDAAESINRMLAAGMQPAIAVA, encoded by the coding sequence ATGGAGCGACTGGGAAGCGGGATAGAGGCCGGGCGCCTCGCGTCCGACGAATGCGCATTGAATTTTTCCGATCTTCACCCGCGCCTCGGCAAGCATGAGGCGCTGGTGGCAGCAGACCGCTGTTATTTCTGTTACGACGCGCCGTGTATGACGGCCTGTCCCACCGCCATCGATATCCCGATGTTCATCCGGCAGATATCGACTGGCAACCCGCTCGGATCGGCAAAGACCATATTCGACCAGAACATTCTGGGCGGCATGTGCGCCCGCGTCTGTCCCACCGAAACGCTCTGCGAGCAGGTCTGCGTCCGCAACACGGCCGAAGACAGGCCCGTCGAGATCGGCCGGCTGCAGCGCTATGCGACGGATACGGCAATCGATGCCGGGCGGCAGTTCTATGCCCGCCCCTCCCCGAGTGGGAAGAAGGTTGCGGTGGTCGGCGCCGGTCCGGCCGGCCTTGCAGCAGCCCACAGGCTGGCGATCAGGGGCCACGAGGTGGTGATCCTCGAGGCACGGGAAAAATCCGGCGGCCTCAACGAATACGGCATTGCCAGCTACAAGGCGGCCGACAACTTTGCCGCGCGTGAGGTGGAGTACGTCACGGCCATCGGCGGCATCACCGTCGAGCATGGCAGAATGCTCGGTCGCGATTTTTCCCTGTCCGATCTGGTTGCCCAATATGATGCCGTGTTTCTCGGCATGGGCCTCTCCGGCGTCAACGGCCTCGGCATTGAGGGTGAAAACCTTCAAGGCGTCGAAGACGCCGTCGATTTCATCGCAAGACTGCGACAGGCGCAGGACAAGGCTTCGATCCCGATCGGCCGGCGCGTCGTCGTCATCGGCGGCGGCATGACCGCCATCGATGCGGCGATCCAGGCAAAGCTGCTCGGCGCCGAGGAAGTGACGATCTGTTACCGCCGCGGCAAGGAGAACATGAACGCCTCGCCCTACGAACAGGATCTCGCCGCCTCCAGGGGCGTCATCATCCGCCATTGGCTGGCACCGAAATCGGTGATCGGCAAGGATGGCCCCGGTGGCGCTCGGGTGGCCGGCATCGAGGTCGAATACACCACCGTCAAGGACGGGCGCCTGACCGGCACCGGCGAAACCGGCGTCATCGCCGCAGACCAGATCTTCAAGGCGATCGGCCAGACATTTGCGGCATCCGGCCTCGGCGCACTCCAGTTCGATGGCGGCAGGATTGCCGTCGATGCCGAGGGACATACCTCGATCGAACGGGTCTGGGCCGGCGGCGACTGTATCGGCCGCGGCGAGGACCTGACCGTTTCCGCTGTGGCGCAGGGGCGCGACGCCGCCGAGAGCATCAACCGCATGCTCGCCGCAGGCATGCAGCCTGCCATCGCAGTAGCCTGA